Part of the Thermodesulfobacteriota bacterium genome, CTTCGTGGACCGCAGCCGCTGTCTGCCCTGGTCCCAGGGCCTGCCCTGCATCGTCTGCGAGGAGGTCTGTCCCACGCCGAAAAAGGCCATCCTCCTCGCACCCGAGACGGTGACCGACGCCCTGGGCCGGCGGCAACAGGTGCAGGTACCCCGGGTGGTGGTGGAGCGGTGTGTGGGCTGCGGCATCTGCGAGGCCCGCTGCCCTCTGGCCAGCCAGCCCGCCATTGTCATCAACAACACCAACGAATCCCGCCGGTCGGAGCCGGATATCCTGCTGCCGGCCCCCGGGGACAGCATGACCTGAAAGTGCCCCCGGTTTACGGTCCGGCGCGCCCAGGGCAAGGCCGCAGGGCCTCCAGCACGGCCCGCTGGGCCTGGCGCTCGGCCCGCCGGCGGGCAACGTGGATGGGCTGGCCGCGGTCACGGCCCCGGCCGCTGACGTACATGGCGGTGGCGATGGTGCCGGGGGTGGGGGTGAAGTCCTGGAACTGGCGGGGGGCAAGACCCAGGCCGCGGAGGCGGGTGGCCAACGCCTCCATGTGGGCCTGGGTGCAGCCGGGATGGCTGGCGATCAGGTAAGGGGTGAGGGGGGGGAGGCGACCGCCGTTCAGCCGGCGGCAGGTGGCCAGGAAGGCCTCCAGAACCTCAGCCCCTGGCTTGTGCATGAGGCGCAGCACCTCGGGCTCGGTGTGCTCGGGGGCGATCTTGAGGGCACCGGGCAGGTGCTGCTCCAGGATCCGAGCCAGCAGGCGCGGGGTGCGGAGCAGAAGCTCCATGCGCAAGCCCGACGAAACAAAGAGGTGCTTGACCCCGGCGCGGCGGGAAACGGCGTCCAGGAGAGCCAGGACCCGCTCCTCGTCAATGGCCAGATGGGAGCAGATCCGGGGATAGAGACAGTCCCGGCGGCGGCAGGGACCCGGACGGCGGCAGGAGGTGCCGTAGAGGTTGGCGGTCGGGCCGCCCAGATCCGTGATCGTGCCCGAAAAATCCGGTTGCCGGCAGATCGCCTCCACCTCGGCCAGCACCGAAGCCAGGGAGCGGCTGGTCACCACCGGTCCCTGGTGGCGGGCGATGGCACAAAAGGAGCAGTTGCCGCAGCAGCCCCGGACGATGGTCACCGAATGGCGGATCATCCGAAAGGCCGGCACATCACCGGCGCCCGGGTGGGACACGCGGCTATAGGGCAGGCCGTAGAGCGCGTCCAGTTCCTCAGGACCAAGGGGCGGCGACGCCGGGTGCTGGAGGATCCACACCGCCTGCTGCCGTTGCAGGAGGGGCTGGTCATCCCCAGCCCGGGCCTGGCGGTCCACCGCCTTTTCCGCGTCCAGAAAACGGCCGGGATCAGCGGCGATCTCCTCCCAGGAGGGCAAGACCAACGGCGGGACAGGATAGGGCCGCTCCCGTTGCTCCCGGTCGGTGAGCCGCTCGCAGGTGCCGGGGATGCCGGTCAGATCAAGCCCGGCCGCCAGCCGCTGGGCCACCGCAAGGACCGCCCGCTCCCCCATGCCGTAGACGAGAAGATCGGCCTTGGCATCGGCCAGCACCGACGAGCGCAGCCGCTCCTGCTGGAAATCGTAATGAACGAAACGGCGCAGGGAGGCCTCGAGGCCGCCGAGCACGATGGGCAGCCCCGGCCAGGCGGCCCGGGCCAACTGGCTGTAACGGATGGTGGCCCGGTCGGGCCGGCGGCGGTTGCCACGGCTGGCAGCACCCGGAAAATAGGGATCTCCCCCAGGGCTGTAGTCATCCCGGTCCCGGACCCGGGCATTGCCCGAATAGTTGGCGACGACCGAGTCCAGATTGCCGGCGCTGATGCCGGCGAAAAGCCGGGGCCGGCGGAAGCGAAGGAAGTCCTGAGGGCCGTCGTGGCGGGGTTGGGCCAGGACCGCCACCCGAAAACCGTGGGCCGAGAGCCACTGGCCGATGAGGGCGATGCCAAAGGCCGGGTGGTCCACGTAGCCATCGCCGGTGACGAGAAGGACATCCACTGCCGGCCAGCCGCGGCTTCGCACCTCCTCTGACGACGCAGGCAGGAACACCTGGCTCCCTACGCCTCTTCGAACAGGAGCCGGCTGCCGTCCGGGGCCGGCAGAACCCTGATCCGGTCCCCTTCCCGGAAGCGGCCGGCCAGGATCTCCATGGCCAGGGCGTCCTGGACATGGCGCTGGATGGCCCGCTTGAGGGGCCGGGCGCCGAAGGCGGGATCGAAGCCCTTGTCGACCAGAAAGGCCTTGGCCGCCGGCGCCAGCTCCAGGCTGAATTTCTGGTCGGCCAGGCGCCTGGCCAGGAGATCCACCTGGATGTCGACGATCCGCTCGATATGCTCCCGGCCCAGGGCGTGGAAGATGATGGTCTCGTCGATCCGGTTCAGGAACTCCGGCTTGAACTGGCGGTGCAGGATGGCATGCACCGCCTGCTCCATCTCCGTCCGCCGGGCCTCTCCCAGCTCCATGATCAGCGGACTGCCCAGATTGGAGGTCATGATCAGGATGGTGTTTTTGAAGTCCACGGTCCGTCCCTGACCGTCGGTCATGCGGCCGTCGTCCAGAATCTGCAGCAGGACGTTGAAGACGTCCGGGTGGGCCTTCTCGATCTCATCGAAGAGAATCACGGCATAGGGTCGCCGCCGCACCGCTTCGGTGAGGTACCCCCCCTCCTCATAGCCGACGTAGCCAGGGGGGGCGCCGATCAGGCGGGCCACCGAGTGCTTCTCCATGAACTCCGACATGTCGAGCCGGATCATCGCCTGCTCGGAATCGAACAGGAAGGCGGCCAGACTCCGGGCCAGCTCGGTCTTGCCCACCCCGGTGGGCCCCAGAAAGATGAAGGAGCCCAGGGGCCGGTTGGGGTCCTGCAAGCCAGCCCGGGCCCGACGGACGGCGTTGGCCACCGCGGCGATGGCCTCGGTCTGGCCGACCACCCGGGAGGCCAGCCGCTCCTCGGCCTGGACCAGCTTGGACTTCTCTCCTTCCAGCATGCGGTCCACCGGGATGCCCGTCCACTTGGCCACCACCGAGGCCACATCCTCCTCGTCCACCTCCTCCTTGAGCATCCGCCGGTCCTTTTGCACCGCGGCCAGCCGGGCGTTGGCCGCGGCCAGCTCCCGCTCCAGGGCACCGATGCGGCCGTAACGGATCTCTGCGACCTTGGACAGATCGCCCGCCCGCTGTGCCTGCTGCTCCTCCACCCGGGCCTCGTCCATGGCCGTCTTCTTGGCCCGGATGCTGGCGATCACCTCCCGCTCCAGGCCCCAGTGAGCCCGCATGCCGGCCAGCTGCTCCTCGATGTCTGCCAGCTCGGCCTCCAGACGGGCCAGGCGCTCCCGGGACGCGACGTCGCTCTCCTTCTTCAACGCCTCCCGCTCGATGGACAGCTTCATCCGCCGCCGCTCCTGCTCGTCGATCTCGGTGGGCATGGAGTCGATCTCGATGCGCAGGAGGGAGGCAGCCTCGTCGATGAGATCAATGGCCTTGTCCGGGAGGAAGCGGTCCGTGATGTAGCGCTGGGACAATGTGGCGGCGGCCACCGTAGCCGCGTCCTTGATGCGCACGCCGTGGTGCACCTCATACTTCTCCTTGATGCCCCGCAGGATGGCGATGGTGTCCTCCACCGTGGGCTCCCGCACCAGCACCGGCTGGAAGCGACGCTCCAGGGCCGGGTCCTTCTCGATGTGCTTGCGGTACTCGCTGAGGGTGGTGGCGCCCACGCAGTGCAGCTCGCCCCGGGCCAAGGCGGGCTTGAGCATGTTGGAGGCATCCATGGCCCCCTCGGCGGCGCCAGCCCCCACCAGGGTGTGGATCTCGTCGATGAAGAGGACGATCTGCCCCTCCTTCTTCTGGACTTCCTTGAGCACTGCCTTCAGGCGATCCTCGAACTCGCCCCGGTACTTGGCGCCGGCCACCAGGGCCCCCATGTCCAAAGCCAGCACCTGCCGGTCCCGCAGGGTTTCCGGAATATCGCCAGCCACGATCCGCTGCGCCAATCCCTCGACGATGGCCGTCTTGCCCACCCCGGGCTCGCCGATCAGGACCGGGTTGTTCTTGGTACGTCGGGACAGGACCTGGACCACCCGCCGCACCTCGTCATCCCGGCCGATCACCGGATCGAGCTTTCCCTGCCGGGCCAAGTCGGTAAGGTTGCGGGCATACTTCTCCAGCGCCTGGTACTTCTCCTCCGGGTTGGGATCCGTGACCCGCTGGCTGCCCCGCACCCCGACCAGGGCCTGTAGAAAGGCCTCACGGCTTGCGCCCTGCCCAGCCAACAGGCGGGGTATGGCCCCGTCCTTGTCTTCCAGAAGGGCCAGAAAGAGGTGCTCCTGGCTCACGTATTCATCCTTCATCTCCCCAGCCAGCCGGAAGGCGGCGTCCATCACCTTGCGCAGCCGGGCGGACAGATAGAGCTGGCCGGCTCCGCCACCGCTCACCCGGGGCAGACGGCCCACAAGGGCGTCCACCTCCGCCAGGAGGCGACCGACCTCTACCCCCATGGCCTTCAAGACCGGCACCACCACCCCATCCGGCTGCTCCAGGAGCGCCCGTAGCAAATGCTCCGGCTGCAGCTCCTGATGGCCTTTGGCCTCGGCCAGGCGCTGAGCCTGGTAGACCGCCTCCTGGGACTTCATGGTCAGCTTGTCGAATTGCATACCAGACACCTCACAAGGAGAGGGCGCTTCTCGCCTGAGCAGCCGGGTGATATCCTCGGCGGCAGGACAGACATCCTGATCAGCAGGACGGAATCCTTACCAGCAGGACGGGCTGACTGCGGGAATCGGTACGCGAGACCGCAACAGTCGTGTGAACGAGTAAGGCGGGTAACGGGGGTTGTCAAGAAAGGACGGGCAGGTCCTTGGCCTGCAACAGATGGCGGCAGGACCCAAAAGACATGGGGGAGACAGGGCCCGGACCCTGCCTCCCCCGGGGGTAAGAGCTGAAAAGGAGATGGTGCTAGCTGCGGCGACGCACGGCAATGAGCCCAAAGAGGCCGGAGCCCAGGAGCAGCACGGAGGCCGGCACCGGAACCGGGCTGGCATCGTGGATCAGGACGCCGGTGCCGGAGCTCGGCTGCCCCACAATATCCCAAATCTCATAGGCTTCCACGCCCGGGATCGGCACCACATCATACTGGAGGTTGGTGACCACCGACCCGCCGCTCACCATGCCGAACTTGATGCCGAACTCTGCGGTCGGCCCCAGGGAGACGGTCGTCGAGTTCGGGGTGAAGCCCATGTACCAGGTGCCACCGAGGTTGCTGAAGTTCACTGTCCGGGTCCTGGCGGTGGGGGTGATCACCCACAGGGCGCTGCCCGGATTGCCCCAGTCGTAGAAGGCCTAACTAAGGAAAGTGTGTCCCGCAGCCACGCGCCGGCAAAAGGCACAAAAAAATCCGGAGGCGGCAGGGCCCGGACCCTGCTGCCTCCGGATGCGAAGTCTGAAACCGGATTGGCTCTAGTTGCGGCGGCCGCGCACAGCAATGAGCCCAAAAAGGCCGGAGCCCAGGAGCAGCACCGAGGCCGGCACCGGAACCGGGCTGGCATCGTGGATCAGGACGCCGGTGCCGGAGCTCGGCTGACCGACAATATCCCAGATCTCATAGAGCTCGACGCCCGGAATCGGCACGACATCATACTGATAATTGGTGACCACCGAGCCGCCGCTCACCATGCCGAACTTGATGCCGAACTCCGGGGTGGCCCCCAAAGATACGGTCGTCGAGTTCGGGGTGAAGCCCATGTACCAGGTGCCACCGAGGTTGCTGAAGTTCACGGTCCGGGTCCTGGCGGTGGGGGTGATCACCCACAAGGCACTGCCAGGATTGCCCCAGTCATAGAAGGCCATCCTGGGGTAGGTCGCGTTCTGGGCAACCAGGTGCAGGGCGAAGGTGAACACATCGTCCTGGGTGTTGTTGAGGTCGTTGGGCTGCCAGGCGCCACCATAGGTATAGGCACTCGCCGAGCTCGGCCGCGAGGCTGCAGCCAGCAGCACCAAGGCGATCACCGCCATCCATCGCATCTTCCGCATCGTCTTCCTCCTCAGATTATGTTGGACCTTCGTTGCATCGGGTTGGGGTCTGCCCAGGCAGCCCCTCGACTCCACATTCCGCGCCGATCCCGGGAACCGGCGCTACCTTTCCATTGCCCCCTCCCCGCTAGCAGAAACCATGCCATAACCGCAAGGGAAGCGCCCCCGCAGCCACAAGCCGGCCAAGAGCAAAAAAAAATCCGGAAGCAGCAGGGCCCGGACCCTCCTGCCTCCGGATGCGAAACCTGGATCGAAATCGACTCTAGTTGCGGCGGCCGCGCACGGCAATGAGCCCGAAGAGGCCGGAGCCCAGGAGCAGCACCGAGGCCGGCACTGGAACCGGGCTGGCATCGTGGATCAGGACGCCGGTGCCGGAGCTCGGCTGACCAACAATGTCCCACACCTCATAGGCTTCCACGCCCGGGATCGGCACCACATCGTACTGAAGATTGGTCACCACGCCGCCGCCGCTCACCATGCCGAACTTGATGCCAAACTCAGCGGTCGGCCCCAGGGAGACGGTCGTCGAGTTCGGGGTGAAGCCCATGTACCAGGTGCCACCGATGTTGCTGAAGTTGACTGTCCTGGTCCTGGCGGTAGGGGTGATCACCCACAAGGCACTGCCCGGATTGCCCCAATCGTAGAAGGCCATCCTGGGGTAGCTCACGTCCTGGGCAACTAGGTGCAGGGCGAAGGTGAACACATCGTCCTGGGTGTTGTTGAGGTCATTGGGCTGCCAGGCGCCGCCGTAGGTATAGGCGCTCGCTGGGCACGGCCGCAGGGCTGCAGCAAGCAGCACCAAGGCGATCATCGCCATCCATCGCATCTTTCGCATCGTCTTCCTCCTCAGATTATGCAAGACCTTCGTTTCATCGCGTCCTGCCCGATCCCGGGAACCGGCAGCACTTTCCATCTGCCCATCCCAAGCAAGCAGGAAGTGTGCCACTCATCTGAGGATCTGACCAGGCTGCCCAGCGCCACTCAGGAGACCAGTCGTGGCATTCCAACCAGCCAACCCTGCCCGATCAGCCCACCACCAATCCGATAAGCCGGAAAATCCGTTCGGAAAGCCGGAAAACCTCCAGGAAACCGAACAACCCGAAAAAGGCGGGACCGACCAACACGTCTCACCCCCTGCACCGACCAGGAGGCGCCCACCCGCAGGCCCTCCCAGAAACACCAAGGCCGGCCAGAATGGCCGGCCTTGGTGTGAAAAACCATGGTCGGGACGAGAGGATTTGAACCTCCGACTCCCTGAACCCCATTCAGGTGCGCTACCAGACTGCGCTACGTCCCGACCCCATGCCCCAAAAAGGCTCAATGGTTACCATGAATAGCCGCCTCGGTCAAGGAGAAGACTCACCGCTCCTCCTCCAGCAGCCGGCAGATCGCCACCAGCTCCCCCTTGATGGCGGCCAGGATATCCGAGCGCTGACTGCGGCCCCCCTTGCGGGCCTGGGCCAGGGCCTTTCTGGCGCCAGGGATGGTATATCCCTCCTCGTAGAGGAGCTCTTTGATCCTGAGGAAATTCTCCACATCCGCCCGGCGGTACAGCCGCTGCTTGGAGGCCACGCGGTTTGGTCGGATGACCGCAAACTCCGATTCCCAATAGCGGAGGACATGCGCCGCGACACCGGTGAGAGAGGCCACCTCCCCCATTCGGAAGTACTGCTTGTCAGGGATGGCCATGGCCTGAGTCTCTGCCGGGGCCTTCCGTGCGTCGGTCACGGCCGCGTCCTCTCCCCCGCCCAGGGGCCTTGCCTCAACCTCCGCCCTGGCCGTTGATCCGCTGCCGTAGCTTCTTGCTGGGCCGGAAGCTGACCACCCGGCGGGGGGTGATGGCCATGGGCACCCCGGTCCGAGGATTACGGCCGAGCCTGGCCGCCTTGTCCCGGATCAGGAAGGTGCCGAACTGGACAAGCTTCACCGATTCGCCGGCCAAAAGGGTCTCCCGCAGGCACAAGAAGACGTCATCCACCAGCTCTCCTGCCACCCGCAGCGAAAAACCCAGTTGCTCGTGGATGGCCCGCGCCAGCTCCTTTCGGGTCAGACTCGGCTTCCTCACGCTGTCGTCTCCCGCAATCGCCCGCCAAACAGGGTTACCATGCGGTCCGCCAGTCGACGGTGCACCTTCTCCACCTCCAGATCGCCCAGGGTACGATCGGGCGCCCGGTACGTGACCGAGATGGCGACGCTCTTCTCCCCCGGCGCCAAGGGCTTTCCCCGATAGACATCAAAAAGCTCCGCCGCTTCCACCAGAGGCTCTCCGGCGGCGATAAGCCCTGCCACCATCGCCCCGGCGGGCACCTCGTCGGCCACGACCAGGGCCAGATCCCAGTTGACCGCGGGAAAGCGGGGCAACGCTGCGAAGGCCTTGCGGTGCCGTTCCGCCGCCACCAGGGCATCCAGGTCCAGATCCAGGAAGAACACCGGCTGGCGAATCCCGAAACGATCCGCCACTGGCGGCGCCACCTGGCCCAGATGCCCCACAGTGCCGCCGGGCAAAACGACAGCCAGGAGACTCTCGGGCACCGCGAAGCCCAGGGGCTCCTGGCTGGCAACCAGGCCGGCGGTCGCCAGCCCCAGGCCCTGGATCAGGGCTTCAGCGACACCCTTGACATCGAAAACGTCAACCCCTTCATCACCGGCGCCATGCAGCCTCTGGCCCCGGGGCCACCGGGGGCCGGTGAGCACTGCTGCCAGACGCTGGCCCTCCTGGGGCTGCGGCTTGCCGTCCTGGGCGAAGAACACCTTGCCTACCTCAAACAGCCGCAACCGCAAGGTCTGCCGGTTCAGATTGTGGCGAACATTGCTGAAGAGTCCGGGCAACAGGCTGGTGCGCAGCACCCCCTGGTCCTCGGCGAGAGGGTTCAGCAGCGGCAGCTGACAACGTCGAGGATCCTGAGGCGGCAGCTCCAGCCACTCGCAATACCGCTTGTCGGTGAAGCTGTAATTGACCGCCTCGCAGAAACCCAAGGCGGTCAGAATCGAGGCTGCCTCCCGGCGCAACGGCCTGTCCGGAGTGGCCTCGGGCAAAACCAGCGGCACCCGCGGCAGGCTGGCGCCGATGGTCTCATAGCCCACCACCCGGGCTACTTCCTCAATAAGGTCAATCTCCCGCTCCAGATCCACCCGGAAGGATGGCGGCGTCACCGCCAGCCGGTCTTCCGCAACCTGGGTGGACGCCACCTCGATGCGGGCCAGCGTCGTCCGGATCTCGCCGGCGGTCAGGGTCGTGCCCAACAAGGTATTGGTCCTGGCCACCCGCAGGCCCAGGGTCACCGGCCGTCTGGGCCGGGGGCAGCAGTCCACCCCACCGGGCCGCGGCTGGCCGCCGGCCAGGTCCGCCATCAACGCCGTCGCCCGCTGCAAGGCCGGGACCACGCCGCCGAAGTCCACGCCGCGCTCGAAGCGGTAGGAAGCCTCGGTGGACATCTTGAGAACACGGGCCGTGCGCCGAATGCTCGTGGGCTCAAAAAACGCGCTCTCCAGCAGCACCTCGGTGGTGCTCGCCGTGACCTCCGAGCTCTCCCCGCCCATGATCCCCGCCAGGGCTACCGGCCTTTCTGGGTCTGTGATGAGGAGCATGCCGGCGTCCAGTTGCCGGCGCGCCCCGTCCAGAGTGACCATGGCCTCCCCCACCCTGGCGGTTCGCACCACAATCCGCCCGCCGGCGATGCGCTGGAAATCAAAGGCGTGCAGCGGCTGGCCGAGCTCCATAAGCACCAGGTTGGTGACATCGACGATGTTGTTGATTGGCCGGACCCCCACCGCCCGCAGCCGCAACTGCAGCCACCAGGGAGAAGGACCGATTCGCACGCCGGTGATGAGGCGGGCGGCATAGCGAGGGCAGTGCTCCGGGGCCTGGATCTCCACAGCAAAGGGCAGATCTGCAGACGGCGCCGGCAGCTCGGCGGCAGCCTGTGGCCGGACCAGCCGCTGGCCGGTCAACGCTGCCACCTCCC contains:
- a CDS encoding YgiQ family radical SAM protein codes for the protein MFLPASSEEVRSRGWPAVDVLLVTGDGYVDHPAFGIALIGQWLSAHGFRVAVLAQPRHDGPQDFLRFRRPRLFAGISAGNLDSVVANYSGNARVRDRDDYSPGGDPYFPGAASRGNRRRPDRATIRYSQLARAAWPGLPIVLGGLEASLRRFVHYDFQQERLRSSVLADAKADLLVYGMGERAVLAVAQRLAAGLDLTGIPGTCERLTDREQRERPYPVPPLVLPSWEEIAADPGRFLDAEKAVDRQARAGDDQPLLQRQQAVWILQHPASPPLGPEELDALYGLPYSRVSHPGAGDVPAFRMIRHSVTIVRGCCGNCSFCAIARHQGPVVTSRSLASVLAEVEAICRQPDFSGTITDLGGPTANLYGTSCRRPGPCRRRDCLYPRICSHLAIDEERVLALLDAVSRRAGVKHLFVSSGLRMELLLRTPRLLARILEQHLPGALKIAPEHTEPEVLRLMHKPGAEVLEAFLATCRRLNGGRLPPLTPYLIASHPGCTQAHMEALATRLRGLGLAPRQFQDFTPTPGTIATAMYVSGRGRDRGQPIHVARRRAERQAQRAVLEALRPCPGRAGP
- the clpB gene encoding ATP-dependent chaperone ClpB — encoded protein: MQFDKLTMKSQEAVYQAQRLAEAKGHQELQPEHLLRALLEQPDGVVVPVLKAMGVEVGRLLAEVDALVGRLPRVSGGGAGQLYLSARLRKVMDAAFRLAGEMKDEYVSQEHLFLALLEDKDGAIPRLLAGQGASREAFLQALVGVRGSQRVTDPNPEEKYQALEKYARNLTDLARQGKLDPVIGRDDEVRRVVQVLSRRTKNNPVLIGEPGVGKTAIVEGLAQRIVAGDIPETLRDRQVLALDMGALVAGAKYRGEFEDRLKAVLKEVQKKEGQIVLFIDEIHTLVGAGAAEGAMDASNMLKPALARGELHCVGATTLSEYRKHIEKDPALERRFQPVLVREPTVEDTIAILRGIKEKYEVHHGVRIKDAATVAAATLSQRYITDRFLPDKAIDLIDEAASLLRIEIDSMPTEIDEQERRRMKLSIEREALKKESDVASRERLARLEAELADIEEQLAGMRAHWGLEREVIASIRAKKTAMDEARVEEQQAQRAGDLSKVAEIRYGRIGALERELAAANARLAAVQKDRRMLKEEVDEEDVASVVAKWTGIPVDRMLEGEKSKLVQAEERLASRVVGQTEAIAAVANAVRRARAGLQDPNRPLGSFIFLGPTGVGKTELARSLAAFLFDSEQAMIRLDMSEFMEKHSVARLIGAPPGYVGYEEGGYLTEAVRRRPYAVILFDEIEKAHPDVFNVLLQILDDGRMTDGQGRTVDFKNTILIMTSNLGSPLIMELGEARRTEMEQAVHAILHRQFKPEFLNRIDETIIFHALGREHIERIVDIQVDLLARRLADQKFSLELAPAAKAFLVDKGFDPAFGARPLKRAIQRHVQDALAMEILAGRFREGDRIRVLPAPDGSRLLFEEA
- a CDS encoding VPLPA-CTERM sorting domain-containing protein, with the protein product MNFSNLGGTWYMGFTPNSTTVSLGPTAEFGIKFGMVSGGSVVTNLQYDVVPIPGVEAYEIWDIVGQPSSGTGVLIHDASPVPVPASVLLLGSGLFGLIAVRRRS
- a CDS encoding MerR family transcriptional regulator yields the protein MTDARKAPAETQAMAIPDKQYFRMGEVASLTGVAAHVLRYWESEFAVIRPNRVASKQRLYRRADVENFLRIKELLYEEGYTIPGARKALAQARKGGRSQRSDILAAIKGELVAICRLLEEER
- a CDS encoding integration host factor subunit alpha codes for the protein MRKPSLTRKELARAIHEQLGFSLRVAGELVDDVFLCLRETLLAGESVKLVQFGTFLIRDKAARLGRNPRTGVPMAITPRRVVSFRPSKKLRQRINGQGGG
- the pheT gene encoding phenylalanine--tRNA ligase subunit beta, which produces MAPPGNGMKFTINWLKEYVDTPLSPAAVADGLTMRGLEVESISHLAPALDNVVVGQILEVSRHPSAERLALCRVAIEGTALPVVCGAANARPGLLAPLALPEAVLADGRRVSAVEIRGRASAGMLCSAKELGLGDDATGLLELPPTCRPGQPLATALGLDDWLIEVDLTPNRPDCASVIGIAREVAALTGQRLVRPQAAAELPAPSADLPFAVEIQAPEHCPRYAARLITGVRIGPSPWWLQLRLRAVGVRPINNIVDVTNLVLMELGQPLHAFDFQRIAGGRIVVRTARVGEAMVTLDGARRQLDAGMLLITDPERPVALAGIMGGESSEVTASTTEVLLESAFFEPTSIRRTARVLKMSTEASYRFERGVDFGGVVPALQRATALMADLAGGQPRPGGVDCCPRPRRPVTLGLRVARTNTLLGTTLTAGEIRTTLARIEVASTQVAEDRLAVTPPSFRVDLEREIDLIEEVARVVGYETIGASLPRVPLVLPEATPDRPLRREAASILTALGFCEAVNYSFTDKRYCEWLELPPQDPRRCQLPLLNPLAEDQGVLRTSLLPGLFSNVRHNLNRQTLRLRLFEVGKVFFAQDGKPQPQEGQRLAAVLTGPRWPRGQRLHGAGDEGVDVFDVKGVAEALIQGLGLATAGLVASQEPLGFAVPESLLAVVLPGGTVGHLGQVAPPVADRFGIRQPVFFLDLDLDALVAAERHRKAFAALPRFPAVNWDLALVVADEVPAGAMVAGLIAAGEPLVEAAELFDVYRGKPLAPGEKSVAISVTYRAPDRTLGDLEVEKVHRRLADRMVTLFGGRLRETTA